A genomic segment from Meleagris gallopavo isolate NT-WF06-2002-E0010 breed Aviagen turkey brand Nicholas breeding stock chromosome 25, Turkey_5.1, whole genome shotgun sequence encodes:
- the LOC104914282 gene encoding sestrin-2 has protein sequence MERMQLLRDSQREEEGVTQEEMATRFEMEKTESLLVAPSDVTEHALQSGMLCFVEDPEFGYKDFTRRGEQAPPTFRAQDYTWEDHGFSLINRLYPDVGQLLDEKFQVVYNLTYNTIAMHCGVDTSMLRRAIWNYVHCVFGIRWVLRLLPKPCSSPWVQLRGLWVWKWVP, from the exons ATGGAGAGGATGCAGCTGCTGCGGGACAGccagagggaggaggagggcgTCACGCAGGAGGAGATGGCCACGCGCTTTGAGATGGAGAAGACGGAGAGTTTGCTGGTGGCCCCATCGG ATGTCACGGAGCACGCCCTGCAATCCGGCATGCTGTGCTTCGTGGAGGACCCCGAGTTTGGCTATAAGGACTTCACGCGGCGCGGCGAGCAGGCACCCCCCACCTTCCGTGCTCAG GACTACACCTGGGAGGACCACGGCTTCTCCCTCATCAACCGGCTGTACCCCGAcgtggggcagctgctggatgagaAGTTCCAGGTTGTTTACAACCTGACCTACAACACCATCGCCATGCACTGCGGTGTCGACACCTCCATGCTGCGCCGCGCCATCTGGAATTACGTGCACTGCGTCTTCGGCATCCGGTGGGTCCTTCGTCTGCTCCCCaaaccctgcagcagcccctgggTTCAGCTGAGGGGGTTGTGGGTCTGGAAATGGGTGCCCTGA